A DNA window from Amphiprion ocellaris isolate individual 3 ecotype Okinawa chromosome 8, ASM2253959v1, whole genome shotgun sequence contains the following coding sequences:
- the lrrc38a gene encoding leucine-rich repeat-containing protein 38, with protein MLPCINWLQPFLALISSTLLTRGNNCPSSCLCPDHHTVNCAGQGLTKVPDSIPLDVRRLLLSNNWIPWIPSDFLVLYSDLVYLDLRNNSLSQLEPGTLSTSSRLVFLDLGSNNLTEISSETFGESRSLIKLRLGNNPYLTMVGRDAFTGLTSLRELELEWNGLTVLDVRVLEPLPSLRMLRLEGNPWLCNCHFAKLFVWLKENQHKLPTGMEGIECSLPLDGRRVPLSLLSEDSFRECHGALTLTDYLIVIFSGISVSVAAIMASFFLASTVHCFQRLSKGSKGDEEEGND; from the exons ATGTTACCATGCATTAACTGGCTGCAGCCTTTCCTTGCCTTGATCTCCTCCACCTTGCTCACTCGAGGCAACAATTGTCCATCCAGCTGTTTGTGTCCAGACCACCACACTGTGAACTGCGCCGGCCAAGGTCTAACTAAAGTTCCAGACTCCATCCCTCTGGATGTTCGGCGTCTCTTGCTCTCCAACAACTGGATTCCCTGGATCCCGTCTGACTTTCTAGTCCTTTACAGTGATCTGGTCTACCTGGACCTGAGGAATAACTCCCTCTCTCAGCTGGAGCCAGGGACTCTAAGCACGTCCTCGAGATTGGTCTTTTTGGACTTGGGGAGCAATAACCTGACAGAAATCTCCTCTGAGACATTTGGAGAATCAAGGAGTCTGATCAAACTACGGCTGGGGAACAACCCTTACCTAACCATGGTAGGCAGGGATGCTTTTACAGGGTTGACTTCTTTGAGGGAGTTGGAGCTGGAGTGGAATGGTCTCACAGTGCTGGATGTAAGGGTCCTGGAACCCCTGCCCTCCCTCCGGATGCTGCGTCTGGAGGGCAATCCTTGGCTGTGCAACTGCCATTTTGCCAAACTGTTTGTATGGCTGAAAGAGAACCAGCACAAGCTGCCAACAG GAATGGAAGGGATAGAGTGCTCTTTGCCTCTGGATGGACGTCGTGTTCCTCTCAGTTTACTCTCGGAGGACAGTTTCAGGGAGTGCCATGGTGCCCTCACCCTAACGGACTACCTCATAGTCATTTTTTCTGGAATTTCGGTCTCAGTGGCAGCAATTATGGCCAGTTTCTTCCTCGCTTCCAcagtccactgcttccagcGCCTGAGTAAAGGCAGTaaaggagatgaggaggaggggaaTGACTGA